The DNA sequence GTGGACAGGGTCATTCTTCAAACAAGGTGTGGGCTTTCACCATGTCCACCACGGCAATGATGACACATGCGATCAGGACAATCTCCGATACCAAACGAAGGGCATCTCCGCCTTCTATGGCAAAGCGCTTGAACAGCACACTGGCATAGAAGGCCCATGACCAGATCAATTTCAAATACATGCGATATCCCCGTGTGGGGTGGGTCTTGAATGCGCTGATCGTATAGAGGGTGGGCACAATGACCAGCACAGGGACAAAAAGGTGGAGGAAATTCCAGCCCCCAAAAGCGTACTGCGCGAGATAGCCTATGGCGATCAGGACATGGAAGCCTAAAAGCGTGCGGTACAGGATGGGCCTTTTCAGCGTTTGGCCATTGGCCACCAGCCAGCCCACAGCCAACAATTGGAAGGACATCCGGCAAATTTCCAATTGGTCCAACAGAAACCAATTGGTGAATGGTCCCAGCAAACCGACGAGGGCTGTGCCGAAGATCAAGAGCAGGATGAGGATGTTGTTGAGGGAAAACCGAGCTTGAATGGCCATTTTTTCCATACTTTAGGCACGAAAACTAAGGCTTTCGAAGGATTCGGACAAATGAAAGGGCCCTTCCCCCGATCAAAAAAATCCGTAGTTTCGGGACAAATCATACGTTATGTCGCAGATTCCTCCTTTTCATGTAGCGATTCCCGTCCATGACCTCGAATTGACCCGGACGTTCTACCGCGATATCCTCGGATGTGAAGAAGGCCGCTCCTCGGATCAATGGGTGGACTTCAACCTCTATGGTCATCAATTTGTCATCCACCTCAAACCGGATATGAATCCCGATGCCGCTCTCCATCACAATCCGGTAGATGGCCATGCGGTTCCGGTCCCGCATTACGGGGTCGTGTTGCCGTGGGAGGAATGGGAGTCATTGGCATCAAAGCTCAAAGCGGCGGAAACGGCATTTGTCATTGAACCCTATATCCGTTTTCAGGGGCAGGTGGGCGAACAAGCCACCATGTTTTTCCTAGATCCTTCTGGCAATGCGCTTGAGTTCA is a window from the Pontibacter sp. G13 genome containing:
- a CDS encoding VOC family protein is translated as MSQIPPFHVAIPVHDLELTRTFYRDILGCEEGRSSDQWVDFNLYGHQFVIHLKPDMNPDAALHHNPVDGHAVPVPHYGVVLPWEEWESLASKLKAAETAFVIEPYIRFQGQVGEQATMFFLDPSGNALEFKAFKDMSQLFAK